The Natrinema salaciae genome contains a region encoding:
- a CDS encoding DUF7111 family protein: MTDDRTRTADANGLAATYEETETERILTFELERETAGGNAASRTAAVAQNREGYAMLKVRPSADGDELERYYGFDMALDHVGELLGVSPHDLPIPDAAADMGM; the protein is encoded by the coding sequence ATGACTGACGATCGGACTCGGACGGCGGACGCAAACGGGCTCGCGGCGACCTACGAGGAGACCGAGACGGAGCGGATACTGACGTTCGAACTCGAACGCGAAACCGCTGGCGGGAACGCAGCGAGCCGAACCGCCGCGGTCGCGCAGAACCGCGAGGGGTACGCGATGTTGAAAGTGCGGCCGAGCGCGGACGGCGACGAACTCGAGCGCTACTACGGATTCGACATGGCGCTCGATCACGTCGGGGAGCTGCTCGGCGTCTCGCCCCACGACCTCCCGATCCCGGACGCGGCAGCGGACATGGGGATGTGA
- a CDS encoding heme o synthase: MSTESFPRPIGTRRRFSALLAATALGVYLLLIVGATTSLTNAAASCSTWPTCHTPVDPLSQTELAIAWGHRIAAVVVGLLVATTAVGAIFGDVSRRVRATLVVAAALYAVQIGVGAITATMGPDAIVPGLHLALGLVIFTGVVIALAWDLEIATGSEDDAIDSPEPLEELEGGSTAPERTLPTSRLARARLTAFAYFKMMKPRLMWLLCLVAAAGMALAAAPGPGLEIATIVATLGGGVLAIGASGTFNHVLERDVDQKMSRTADRPLAVDLIPVRNALMFGVALTAASLAAFLTINRLAAALGLAAIVFYSVVYTLLLKPNTVQNTVIGGAAGALPALIGWAAVTNEIGWPGLALAGVIFLWTPAHFYNLALAYREDYARGGFPMMPVVRGETVTRKHILYYIAATLVSSIALALLTDLGALYAGTVVLFGGIFLWAAVRLHFEQTEAAAFRSFHASNAFLGAVLVAILFDALAV; the protein is encoded by the coding sequence GTGTCAACAGAGTCGTTTCCCCGTCCGATCGGCACGCGCCGTCGCTTCTCCGCACTGCTCGCAGCGACCGCGCTGGGCGTCTATCTGCTCTTGATCGTCGGCGCGACGACCTCGCTGACGAACGCGGCCGCGTCGTGCTCGACGTGGCCGACCTGTCACACGCCGGTCGACCCGCTGAGCCAGACCGAACTCGCGATCGCGTGGGGCCACCGGATCGCCGCCGTCGTCGTCGGCCTGCTCGTCGCTACGACGGCAGTCGGCGCGATATTCGGTGACGTATCGCGTCGCGTCCGGGCGACGCTCGTCGTCGCCGCCGCGCTCTACGCCGTCCAGATCGGGGTCGGTGCCATCACCGCGACGATGGGACCCGACGCGATCGTCCCCGGCCTCCACCTCGCGCTCGGACTCGTGATCTTCACGGGGGTCGTTATCGCGCTCGCGTGGGACCTCGAGATCGCGACCGGGAGCGAGGACGATGCCATCGACTCGCCGGAACCGCTCGAGGAACTCGAGGGCGGCTCGACCGCACCCGAACGGACGCTCCCCACGAGTCGCCTCGCTCGGGCTCGACTCACCGCGTTCGCGTACTTCAAGATGATGAAACCGCGGCTGATGTGGCTCCTCTGTCTCGTCGCCGCCGCGGGAATGGCCCTCGCCGCCGCCCCCGGCCCCGGGCTCGAGATCGCCACCATCGTCGCGACGCTGGGCGGCGGCGTCCTCGCGATCGGTGCCAGCGGAACGTTCAACCACGTCCTCGAGCGCGACGTCGACCAGAAGATGTCCCGAACCGCCGACCGGCCGCTGGCGGTCGATCTGATCCCGGTCCGAAACGCCCTGATGTTCGGCGTCGCGCTGACCGCAGCGTCGCTGGCCGCGTTTCTGACGATCAACCGGCTCGCCGCGGCGCTCGGACTGGCCGCGATCGTGTTTTACAGCGTCGTCTACACGCTCCTCCTCAAGCCGAACACGGTACAGAACACGGTCATCGGTGGCGCTGCGGGCGCGCTGCCCGCGCTGATCGGCTGGGCCGCCGTCACGAACGAGATCGGCTGGCCGGGACTCGCGCTCGCGGGCGTCATCTTCCTCTGGACGCCGGCGCACTTCTACAACCTCGCGCTGGCCTACCGCGAGGACTACGCACGCGGCGGCTTCCCCATGATGCCGGTCGTTCGGGGCGAGACCGTCACCCGAAAGCACATCCTCTACTACATCGCCGCGACGCTCGTGAGTTCGATCGCGCTGGCGTTGCTCACCGACCTCGGCGCGCTGTACGCCGGGACGGTCGTTCTCTTCGGCGGGATCTTCCTCTGGGCGGCCGTTCGACTCCACTTCGAGCAGACCGAGGCCGCCGCGTTCCGGTCGTTCCACGCCTCGAACGCCTTCCTCGGCGCGGTGCTCGTCGCGATCCTTTTCGACGCGCTCGCCGTCTGA
- a CDS encoding DUF3267 domain-containing protein: protein MSRSEPAPARRPLASFRLTRAVALQWLVVSAVGFFGFAYWLGHVLARIRGTSLEPIVIAPSSPPSVIGWLAVSLGLLVCVVVPHELLHGVFMARYGDRPNYGLGVSYLVLPYAYAETSGESYTRNQLLVALLAPFVVITAVGLAAMTVVPSPLLIVPMAANAAGSIGDLWMAAVLCQYPADVRVGDPPGEVRGFGIYGTDERPVNRLPGTALLSRFLTGSVGTLAAVAAYALLAVFLSLAFGSGDVVLGDPERGWLLFRHDHRPGGRALLEIGDGPVLAVAALGGLAWTVVATARRRLERADGEVSKP from the coding sequence GTGAGCCGTTCGGAGCCAGCGCCGGCCCGTCGCCCGCTCGCGTCGTTTCGACTCACGCGAGCGGTCGCGCTGCAGTGGCTCGTCGTCTCCGCGGTAGGGTTTTTCGGCTTCGCGTACTGGCTCGGGCACGTCCTCGCGCGGATTCGGGGCACGTCGCTCGAGCCGATCGTGATCGCGCCGTCCTCGCCGCCGTCGGTGATCGGCTGGCTGGCGGTCTCCCTCGGGCTGCTCGTCTGCGTGGTCGTCCCCCACGAACTGCTTCACGGCGTGTTCATGGCGCGGTACGGCGATCGCCCGAACTACGGTCTCGGCGTCTCCTACCTCGTGCTCCCCTACGCCTACGCCGAAACGAGCGGCGAGAGCTACACCCGGAACCAGCTGCTCGTCGCCCTGCTCGCGCCGTTCGTGGTGATCACGGCCGTCGGACTCGCCGCGATGACCGTCGTCCCCTCACCCCTGCTGATCGTTCCGATGGCGGCGAACGCGGCCGGATCGATCGGCGACCTCTGGATGGCCGCCGTCCTCTGTCAGTACCCCGCCGACGTTCGCGTGGGCGACCCGCCGGGCGAGGTTCGAGGATTCGGGATCTACGGCACGGACGAGCGTCCGGTGAATCGCCTGCCCGGAACGGCGCTCCTGTCCCGATTCCTGACCGGCAGCGTCGGGACCCTCGCCGCGGTCGCGGCCTACGCGCTCCTCGCCGTCTTCCTCTCGCTCGCGTTCGGTTCCGGCGACGTCGTCCTCGGCGATCCCGAGCGGGGGTGGCTGCTCTTCCGTCACGACCACCGGCCCGGCGGCCGTGCGCTCCTCGAGATCGGCGACGGGCCGGTGCTCGCGGTCGCCGCCCTCGGCGGACTCGCGTGGA
- a CDS encoding DUF7410 domain-containing protein, whose product MPGEPRGHTPAIDDTAATAAAVGALEGDDRDDEPSARCPYCDRPFRRERYERLHRSREHADRLSDRERAAVERVVREERAAMRRFRLYALGVLVALYFGLLITAAFVV is encoded by the coding sequence GTGCCCGGCGAACCGCGCGGCCACACGCCTGCGATCGACGATACCGCGGCAACCGCGGCCGCCGTCGGAGCCCTCGAGGGCGACGATCGCGACGACGAGCCGTCCGCTCGGTGTCCGTACTGCGACCGGCCGTTTCGGCGGGAGCGATACGAGCGGCTCCACCGCAGTCGCGAGCACGCCGATCGACTCTCCGACCGCGAGCGTGCGGCCGTCGAGCGGGTCGTCCGCGAGGAGCGCGCGGCGATGCGACGGTTCCGCCTGTACGCGCTCGGCGTCCTCGTCGCGCTGTATTTCGGACTGCTGATCACTGCCGCCTTCGTCGTCTGA